Proteins encoded together in one Urocitellus parryii isolate mUroPar1 chromosome 3, mUroPar1.hap1, whole genome shotgun sequence window:
- the LOC144253675 gene encoding transmembrane protein 42-like — protein sequence MAARSLPQPQPQPPRGAVSATAYPDTPAEVPPHLQAGAMRRRFWGAFNCLCAGAFGALAAAAAKLAFGSEVNMSLCILGIIVMASTNSLMWTFFSRGLSFSMSSAIASVTVTFSNILSSVVVEATEDCGLEQSKLTGIKTMHQKAGEGTSSHETS from the exons ATGGCGGCGCGGTCGCTGCCGCAGCCACAGCCGCAGCCCCCTAGGGGCGCCGTGTCGGCCACCGCCTACCCCGACACGCCAGCCGAGGTGCCCCCGCACCTGCAGGCCGGCGCGATGCGGCGCCGCTTCTGGGGCGCGTTCAACTGCCTGTGCGCCGGCGCGTTCGGGGCcctggccgccgccgccgctaaGCTGGCCTTCGGCAGCGAG GTGAACATGAGCTTATGCATCTTAGGCATTATTGTGATGGCAAGCACCAATTCCCTGATGTGGACCTTCTTCAGtcggggcctcagtttctccatgtcTTCAGCCATTGCATCTGTCACAGTGACTTTTTCAAACATCCTCAGCTCA GTGGTTGTTGAGGCGACTGAAGATTGTGGTCTGGAGCAAAGTAAACTCACAGGTATTAAGACCATGCATCAGAAAGCTGGTGAAGGAACAAGTAGTCATGAGACATCATGA